One window of the Sparus aurata chromosome 17, fSpaAur1.1, whole genome shotgun sequence genome contains the following:
- the mrpl32 gene encoding large ribosomal subunit protein bL32m isoform X2, with protein sequence MMNIAAIVQSLRCSLLHIESRLLQVAGLDGQLAPALAVNGPSLLPQLNREDELEEQQSPEQPPGVLDGILWMAVPKKRRTIEVNRTRRRADEKLLKVKNNIEPCPECGHLKQKHVMCGFCYAKVCKETGLIRQQMQAMDGGPLRAPAVETVILYEGETPSQLDKDKRIVERPRKRPAWFS encoded by the exons ATGATGAATATAGCAGCGATAGTGCAGAGCCTGAGATGCTCTTTGCTACACATTGAAAGCAGACTCTTACAGGTGGCGGGACTGGACGGACAGCTGG CTCCAGCGCTGGCGGTGAATGGACCCAGTCTCCTGCCTCAGCTGAACAGGGAGGatgagctggaggagcagcagagcccGGAGCAGCCTCCGGGCGTCCTTGACGGCATCCTGTGGATGGCAGTGCCCAAGAAGAGACGCACCATAGAGGTCAACCGCACCAGGAGGAGAGCTGACGAGAAACTCCTGAAAGTCAAG aACAACATCGAGCCATGTCCAGAGTGCGGCCACTTGAAGCAGAAACATGTCATGTGTGGCTTCTGTTATGCTAAGGTGTGCAAGGAGACCGGTCTAATTCGTCAACAGATGCAAGCAATGGATGGCGGTCCGCTGAGGGCCCCGGCTGTGGAGACTGTCATCCTGTATGAGGGGGAGACTCCCAGCCAGCTGGACAAAGACAAGAGGATTGTGGAGAGGCCCAGGAAGAGGCCGGCCTGGTTCAGCTAA
- the mrpl32 gene encoding large ribosomal subunit protein bL32m isoform X1, with the protein MMNIAAIVQSLRCSLLHIESRLLQVAGLDGQLVAPALAVNGPSLLPQLNREDELEEQQSPEQPPGVLDGILWMAVPKKRRTIEVNRTRRRADEKLLKVKNNIEPCPECGHLKQKHVMCGFCYAKVCKETGLIRQQMQAMDGGPLRAPAVETVILYEGETPSQLDKDKRIVERPRKRPAWFS; encoded by the exons ATGATGAATATAGCAGCGATAGTGCAGAGCCTGAGATGCTCTTTGCTACACATTGAAAGCAGACTCTTACAGGTGGCGGGACTGGACGGACAGCTGG TAGCTCCAGCGCTGGCGGTGAATGGACCCAGTCTCCTGCCTCAGCTGAACAGGGAGGatgagctggaggagcagcagagcccGGAGCAGCCTCCGGGCGTCCTTGACGGCATCCTGTGGATGGCAGTGCCCAAGAAGAGACGCACCATAGAGGTCAACCGCACCAGGAGGAGAGCTGACGAGAAACTCCTGAAAGTCAAG aACAACATCGAGCCATGTCCAGAGTGCGGCCACTTGAAGCAGAAACATGTCATGTGTGGCTTCTGTTATGCTAAGGTGTGCAAGGAGACCGGTCTAATTCGTCAACAGATGCAAGCAATGGATGGCGGTCCGCTGAGGGCCCCGGCTGTGGAGACTGTCATCCTGTATGAGGGGGAGACTCCCAGCCAGCTGGACAAAGACAAGAGGATTGTGGAGAGGCCCAGGAAGAGGCCGGCCTGGTTCAGCTAA